In Notamacropus eugenii isolate mMacEug1 chromosome 1, mMacEug1.pri_v2, whole genome shotgun sequence, one genomic interval encodes:
- the CASKIN1 gene encoding caskin-1 isoform X3 encodes MGKDQELVQAVKTEDVGAVQRLLQRPRPGKAKLLGSAKKVNVNFQDPDGFSALHHAALNGNTELIALLLEAQAAVDIKDNKGMRPLHYAAWQGRKEPMKLVLKAGSAVNVPSDEGHIPLHLAAQHGHYDVSEMLLQHQSNPCIVDNSGKTPLDLACEFGRVGVVQLLLSSNMCAALLEPRPGDATDPNGTSPLHLAAKNGHIDIIRLLLQAGIDINRQTKSGTALHEAALCGKTDVVRLLLDSGINAHVRNTYSQTALDIVHQFTTSQASKEIKQLLREASAALQVRATKDYCNNYDLTSLNVKAGDVITVLEQHPDGRWKGCIHDNRTGNDRVGYFPSTLGEAITKRAGSRGADMSPSHQSPSQGSSAAPPEEIWVLRKPFTGADRSGSLGGVASGRSGGSGSHALHAGSEGVKLLATVLSQKSIQESGPGDSPTKPLEGPAGPSRTQPVTHTGQAYGEQPSKKMEPASEGKSAEAVTQWLATFQLQHYASNFITSGYDLPTISRMTPEDLTAIGVTKPGHRKKITSEINSLTLPDWLPEHKPANLAVWLSMIGLAQYYKVLVENGYENIDFITDITWEDLQEIGITKLGHQKKLMLAVRKLAELQKAEYGKYEAGALRRKAPQSLEVVAIESPPPPEPTPAECQSPKMITFQDSELSDELQAAMTGPPSGPEGGAEKPINSLPPTPRASALRHEPSLSGRARHMSSSQELLGDGPPGPSGPMSRSQEYLADEGTSTPSPKEARPPRHGHSVKRASVPPVPGKPRQSFPPGAAGGHFTPPQTPTKPRPASPQTLGTPHSPAPATAKVKPTPQLLPPAERPMSPRSLPQSPTHRGFAYVLPQPVEGDSGLPPPVTPAPMPVPVLCLPPGAAGEAEEEPGRPKKRAHSLNRYAASDSEPDRDELMVPAAGPYATVQRRVGRSHSVRTPAGSDKNVNRSQSFAVRPKKKGPPPPPPKRSSSAMSSANLVDEPVQDGEGEEARPEEGTLGGRAQRRRASDLAGSVDTGSAGSVKSIAAMLELSSIGGGARAARRPPEGHPMHPGPAGHPASPEPGRVVTVLASVKHKDAIGLDGEVVNRRRTLSGPVTGLLAAARRGEQGPPEHIPFAEEGSLTIRQRPRGPAKGEGSEGPPLAKVEASATLKRRIRAKQSQQENVKFILTESDTVKRRPKTKERGEPGLEPPPLSVYQNGTGTVRRRLSSEQSGGPAELPLLPPPAAPPPSDLAHLPPPPAADGEAKKPAKPPVSPKPVLAQPVPKIQGSPPTTSKKAPLPSPGSPEVKRAHATPPPVSPKPPPPPTAPKPVKAPLGLQSQVPIKPPRAAMVMPPGDGSASDSAHQKLEETSASLAAALQAVEEKIKQENGQAADSAVESKSTVSILDDIGSMFDDLADQLDAMLE; translated from the exons aGCTCCTGGGCTCGGCCAAGAAGGTCAATGTCAACTTCCAGGACCCTGATGG CTTCTCAGCCCTCCACCATGCTGCCCTCAATGGTAATACAGAACTCATCGCCCTGCTTCTGGAGGCCCAGGCTGCTGTGGACATCAAAGACAACAAAg GGATGCGGCCTCTGCACTATGCAGCCTGGCAAGGCAGGAAGGAGCCTATGAAGTTGGTGCTGAAGGCAGGCTCTGCCGTGAACGTCCCGTCAGATGAGGGCCACATCCCACTCCACCTGGCAGCCCAGCATGGGCACTATGATGTG TCAGAGATGCTCCTTCAGCATCAATCCAATCCGTGTATTGTGGACAATTCAGGGAAGACACCTTTGGACCTGGCCTGTGAGTTTGGACGTGTTGGG GTGGTGCAGCTGCTCCTGAGTAGTAACATGTGTGCGGCCCTGCTGGAGCCTCGGCCAGGAGATGCCACTGACCCAAATGGCACCAGCCCCTTGCACCTGGCAGCCAAAAATGGTCACATTGACATTATCAG ACTCCTCCTCCAAGCTGGCATTGACATTAACCGTCAGACCAAGTCAGGCACTGCCCTGCATGAGGCTGCTCTCTGTGGGAAGACGGATGTGGTTCGACTCCTGCTGGAT AGTGGAATCAATGCCCATGTAAGGAACACCTACAGCCAGACCGCGCTGGACATCGTTCACCAATTCACTACTTCCCAGGCCAGCAAAGAGATCAAGCAGCTGCTGAGAG AGGCATCAGCAGCTCTGCAGGTTCGGGCCACAAAGGATTACTGTAACAACTACGACCTGACAAGTTTGAATGTGAAGGCAGGAGATGTGATCACT GTCCTTGAACAACATCCTGATGGCAGATGGAAAGGCTGTATCCATGACAACCGGACCGGCAATGATCGTGTTGGCTATTTCCCATCTACCCTAGGCGAGGCCATCACCAAACGAGCAG GTTCCCGAGGAGCTGACATGAGCCCGTCCCACCAGTCCCCTTCCCAGGGTAGTTCTGCAGCCCCTCCAGAGGAAATTTGGGTCCTGAGGAAACCCTTCACTG GTGCTGACCGCAGTGGTAGTCTAGGTGGCGTGGCCAGTGGGCGCAGTGGGGGGAGTGGGAGCCATGCTCTACATGCCGGCTCTGAAGGGGTCAAG CTCTTAGCCACTGTGCTCTCCCAGAAGTCCATCCAGGAATCGGGTCCAGGGGACAGTCCAACCAAGCCCCTCGAGGGCCCTGCAG GTCCCTCACGTACCCAGCCTGTGACACACACAGGGCAGGCCTATGGTGAGCAACCATCCAAAAAAATGGAGCCTGCATCTGAGGGAAAG AGTGCGGAGGCTGTCACCCAATGGCTCGCCACCTTCCAGTTGCAGCACTATGCCTCCAACTTCATCACCTCTGGTTACGATCTCCCCACTATCAGCCGCATGACCCCTGAG GATCTCACGGCCATTGGTGTCACCAAACCTGGCCACCGGAAGAAGATAACCTCAGAGATCAACAGCCTGACCCTCCCCGACTGGCTACCTGAACACAAACCC GCTAACCTGGCTGTGTGGCTTTCCATGATTGGCCTTGCCCAGTACTACAAAGTGCTGGTGGAAAATGGCTACGAGAACATTGATTTTATCACTGACATCACCTGGGAGGACCTGCAGGAGATTGGTATCACCAAGCTGG GGCACCAGAAGAAACTGATGTTGGCAGTCAGGAAGTTGGCAGAGCTACAGAAAGCCGAGTATGGGAAGTATGAGGCAGGGGCCCTGCGCAGGAAAGCCCCTCAGTCACTGGAGGTTGTGGCCATTgagtctcccccacccccagagccCACCCCTGCTGAATGCCAGTCACCCAAGATGATCACATTCCAAGACAGTGAGCTGAGTGATGAACTGCAGGCTGCCATGACAGGCCCCCCTTCTGGTCCTGAGGGGGGGGCCGAGAAGCCCATCAACAGTTTGCCCCCCACACCTCGGGCCAGTGCCCTGCGTCATGAGCCCAGCCTGAGTGGGAGGGCACGGCACATGAGCAGTTCCCAAGAGCTTCTGGGAGATGGGCCTCCCGGCCCCAGCGGACCCATGTCCCGCAGCCAAGAGTACCTGGCTGATGAGGGCACCTCCACTCCAAGTCCCAAGGAGGCGAGGCCCCCACGCCATGGACATAGTGTCAAGAGAGCCAGTGTACCCCCGGTGCCTGGCAAACCCCGGCAGTCCTTCCCACCAGGTGCTGCTGGGGGCCACTTCACACCACCTCAGACGCCCACTAAGCCCCGTCCAGCTTCCCCACAGACCCTGGGCACTCCCCACAGCCCAGCCCCGGCCACTGCCAAGGTGAAGCCTACTCCACAGCTGCTGCCTCCAGCTGAGCGGCCCATGTCACCCCGCTCACTTCCTCAGTCGCCCACCCACCGGGGTTTTGCTTATGTGCTTCCCCAGCCTGTGGAAGGGGACAGTGGGCTGCCCCCACCCGTGACTCCTGCCCCTATGCCCGTACCTGTGCTGTGTCTGCCACCTGGAGCTGCGGGGGAGGCCGAGGAGGAGCCGGGGAGGCCCAAGAAGCGGGCACACAGCCTGAACCGCTATGCAGCCTCAGACAGTGAGCCTGACCGCGATGAGCTGATGGTGCCCGCCGCGGGGCCCTATGCCACAGTGCAAAGACGGGTGGGACGGAGTCACTCTGTAAGGACCCCAGCAGGCAGTGATAAGAATGTTAATCGCAGCCAGTCCTTTGCCGTGCGGCCCAAGAAGAAGggccctcctcctcccccacccaagcGTTCCAGCTCTGCCATGTCCAGTGCCAATCTGGTAGATGAGCCAGTCcaggatggagagggagaggaggccAGGCCTGAGGAGGGCACACTGGGTGGGCGGGCCCAGCGACGGAGGGCCAGTGACTTAGCTGGCAGTGTGGACACAGGAAGTGCTGGCAGTGTCAAGAGCATTGCTGCCATGTTGGAGTTATCATCCATTGGGGGTGGGGCCCGGGCTGCCCGCAGACCCCCAGAAGGCCATCCCATGCACCCAGGGCCAGCTGGGCATCCTGCCAGCCCTGAGCCAGGCCGTGTGGTCACAGTGTTGGCCTCAGTGAAGCACAAGGATGCTATTGGATTGGACGGTGAGGTGGTTAACCGTCGGCGCACCCTCAGCGGCCCTGTCACTGGGCTGCTGGCTGCTGCCCGCCGCGGGGAGCAAGGCCCACCTGAGCACATCCCCTTCGCTGAGGAGGGCAGTCTCACCATCAGGCAGCGGCCACGGGGCCCAGCCAAAGGGGAGGGGAGCGAGGGCCCTCCCCTTGCCAAGGTTGAGGCCAGTGCCACACTAAAGCGGCGCATCCGGGCCAAGCAGAGCCAGCAGGAGAATGTCAAGTTCATCTTGACAGAGTCAGATACAGTGAAACGGAGACCCAAGACCAAGGAACGGGGGGAGCCTGGGCTGGAGCCACCCCCACTATCTGTGTATCAGAATGGCACAGGCACTGTCCGCCGGCGACTATCCTCTGAACAGAGTGGTGGTCCTGCAGAGCTGCCCCTGCTGCCCCCCCCTGCTGCACCCCCTCCTTCGGACCTTGCCCATCTGCCTCCTCCCCCTGCAGCTGATGGAGAGGCCAAAAAGCCTGCCAAGCCCCCAGTGTCCCCTAAACCTGTTCTGGCCCAACCGGTCCCCAAGATCCAGGGCTCACCTCCAACCACCTCCAAGAAGGCACCACTTCCTAGCCCTGGCAGCCCAG AGGTGAAGCGGGCCCATGCAACGCCCCCACCGGTGTCTCCCAAACCACCACCCCCGCCCACAGCACCCAAACCAGTCAAGGCCCCTCTGGGACTGCAGTCT CAGGTGCCCATCAAGCCACCTCGGGCCGCCATGGTCATGCCCCCCGGAGATGGCAGTGCCAGTGACAGCGCTCACCAGAAGCTGGAGGAGACCAGCGCCTCCCTGGCTGCTGCCCTGCAGGCTGTGGAGGAGAAGATTAAGCAAGAGAACGGGCAGGCAGCTGA TTCGGCAGTTGAGTCCAAGAGTACAGTCAGCATCCTGGATGACATTGGCAGCATGTTTGATGACCTGGCTGACCAGTTGGATGCCATGTTGGAGTGA
- the CASKIN1 gene encoding caskin-1 isoform X4 codes for MGKDQELVQAVKTEDVGAVQRLLQRPRPGKAKLLGSAKKVNVNFQDPDGFSALHHAALNGNTELIALLLEAQAAVDIKDNKGMRPLHYAAWQGRKEPMKLVLKAGSAVNVPSDEGHIPLHLAAQHGHYDVSEMLLQHQSNPCIVDNSGKTPLDLACEFGRVGVVQLLLSSNMCAALLEPRPGDATDPNGTSPLHLAAKNGHIDIIRLLLQAGIDINRQTKSGTALHEAALCGKTDVVRLLLDSGINAHVRNTYSQTALDIVHQFTTSQASKEIKQLLREASAALQVRATKDYCNNYDLTSLNVKAGDVITVLEQHPDGRWKGCIHDNRTGNDRVGYFPSTLGEAITKRAGSRGADMSPSHQSPSQGSSAAPPEEIWVLRKPFTGADRSGSLGGVASGRSGGSGSHALHAGSEGVKLLATVLSQKSIQESGPGDSPTKPLEGPAGPSRTQPVTHTGQAYGEQPSKKMEPASEGKSAEAVTQWLATFQLQHYASNFITSGYDLPTISRMTPEDLTAIGVTKPGHRKKITSEINSLTLPDWLPEHKPANLAVWLSMIGLAQYYKVLVENGYENIDFITDITWEDLQEIGITKLGHQKKLMLAVRKLAELQKAEYGKYEAGALRRKAPQSLEVVAIESPPPPEPTPAECQSPKMITFQDSELSDELQAAMTGPPSGPEGGAEKPINSLPPTPRASALRHEPSLSGRARHMSSSQELLGDGPPGPSGPMSRSQEYLADEGTSTPSPKEARPPRHGHSVKRASVPPVPGKPRQSFPPGAAGGHFTPPQTPTKPRPASPQTLGTPHSPAPATAKVKPTPQLLPPAERPMSPRSLPQSPTHRGFAYVLPQPVEGDSGLPPPVTPAPMPVPVLCLPPGAAGEAEEEPGRPKKRAHSLNRYAASDSEPDRDELMVPAAGPYATVQRRVGRSHSVRTPAGSDKNVNRSQSFAVRPKKKGPPPPPPKRSSSAMSSANLVDEPVQDGEGEEARPEEGTLGGRAQRRRASDLAGSVDTGSAGSVKSIAAMLELSSIGGGARAARRPPEGHPMHPGPAGHPASPEPGRVVTVLASVKHKDAIGLDGEVVNRRRTLSGPVTGLLAAARRGEQGPPEHIPFAEEGSLTIRQRPRGPAKGEGSEGPPLAKVEASATLKRRIRAKQSQQENVKFILTESDTVKRRPKTKERGEPGLEPPPLSVYQNGTGTVRRRLSSEQSGGPAELPLLPPPAAPPPSDLAHLPPPPAADGEAKKPAKPPVSPKPVLAQPVPKIQGSPPTTSKKAPLPSPGSPEVKRAHATPPPVSPKPPPPPTAPKPVKAPLGLQSVPIKPPRAAMVMPPGDGSASDSAHQKLEETSASLAAALQAVEEKIKQENGQAADSAVESKSTVSILDDIGSMFDDLADQLDAMLE; via the exons aGCTCCTGGGCTCGGCCAAGAAGGTCAATGTCAACTTCCAGGACCCTGATGG CTTCTCAGCCCTCCACCATGCTGCCCTCAATGGTAATACAGAACTCATCGCCCTGCTTCTGGAGGCCCAGGCTGCTGTGGACATCAAAGACAACAAAg GGATGCGGCCTCTGCACTATGCAGCCTGGCAAGGCAGGAAGGAGCCTATGAAGTTGGTGCTGAAGGCAGGCTCTGCCGTGAACGTCCCGTCAGATGAGGGCCACATCCCACTCCACCTGGCAGCCCAGCATGGGCACTATGATGTG TCAGAGATGCTCCTTCAGCATCAATCCAATCCGTGTATTGTGGACAATTCAGGGAAGACACCTTTGGACCTGGCCTGTGAGTTTGGACGTGTTGGG GTGGTGCAGCTGCTCCTGAGTAGTAACATGTGTGCGGCCCTGCTGGAGCCTCGGCCAGGAGATGCCACTGACCCAAATGGCACCAGCCCCTTGCACCTGGCAGCCAAAAATGGTCACATTGACATTATCAG ACTCCTCCTCCAAGCTGGCATTGACATTAACCGTCAGACCAAGTCAGGCACTGCCCTGCATGAGGCTGCTCTCTGTGGGAAGACGGATGTGGTTCGACTCCTGCTGGAT AGTGGAATCAATGCCCATGTAAGGAACACCTACAGCCAGACCGCGCTGGACATCGTTCACCAATTCACTACTTCCCAGGCCAGCAAAGAGATCAAGCAGCTGCTGAGAG AGGCATCAGCAGCTCTGCAGGTTCGGGCCACAAAGGATTACTGTAACAACTACGACCTGACAAGTTTGAATGTGAAGGCAGGAGATGTGATCACT GTCCTTGAACAACATCCTGATGGCAGATGGAAAGGCTGTATCCATGACAACCGGACCGGCAATGATCGTGTTGGCTATTTCCCATCTACCCTAGGCGAGGCCATCACCAAACGAGCAG GTTCCCGAGGAGCTGACATGAGCCCGTCCCACCAGTCCCCTTCCCAGGGTAGTTCTGCAGCCCCTCCAGAGGAAATTTGGGTCCTGAGGAAACCCTTCACTG GTGCTGACCGCAGTGGTAGTCTAGGTGGCGTGGCCAGTGGGCGCAGTGGGGGGAGTGGGAGCCATGCTCTACATGCCGGCTCTGAAGGGGTCAAG CTCTTAGCCACTGTGCTCTCCCAGAAGTCCATCCAGGAATCGGGTCCAGGGGACAGTCCAACCAAGCCCCTCGAGGGCCCTGCAG GTCCCTCACGTACCCAGCCTGTGACACACACAGGGCAGGCCTATGGTGAGCAACCATCCAAAAAAATGGAGCCTGCATCTGAGGGAAAG AGTGCGGAGGCTGTCACCCAATGGCTCGCCACCTTCCAGTTGCAGCACTATGCCTCCAACTTCATCACCTCTGGTTACGATCTCCCCACTATCAGCCGCATGACCCCTGAG GATCTCACGGCCATTGGTGTCACCAAACCTGGCCACCGGAAGAAGATAACCTCAGAGATCAACAGCCTGACCCTCCCCGACTGGCTACCTGAACACAAACCC GCTAACCTGGCTGTGTGGCTTTCCATGATTGGCCTTGCCCAGTACTACAAAGTGCTGGTGGAAAATGGCTACGAGAACATTGATTTTATCACTGACATCACCTGGGAGGACCTGCAGGAGATTGGTATCACCAAGCTGG GGCACCAGAAGAAACTGATGTTGGCAGTCAGGAAGTTGGCAGAGCTACAGAAAGCCGAGTATGGGAAGTATGAGGCAGGGGCCCTGCGCAGGAAAGCCCCTCAGTCACTGGAGGTTGTGGCCATTgagtctcccccacccccagagccCACCCCTGCTGAATGCCAGTCACCCAAGATGATCACATTCCAAGACAGTGAGCTGAGTGATGAACTGCAGGCTGCCATGACAGGCCCCCCTTCTGGTCCTGAGGGGGGGGCCGAGAAGCCCATCAACAGTTTGCCCCCCACACCTCGGGCCAGTGCCCTGCGTCATGAGCCCAGCCTGAGTGGGAGGGCACGGCACATGAGCAGTTCCCAAGAGCTTCTGGGAGATGGGCCTCCCGGCCCCAGCGGACCCATGTCCCGCAGCCAAGAGTACCTGGCTGATGAGGGCACCTCCACTCCAAGTCCCAAGGAGGCGAGGCCCCCACGCCATGGACATAGTGTCAAGAGAGCCAGTGTACCCCCGGTGCCTGGCAAACCCCGGCAGTCCTTCCCACCAGGTGCTGCTGGGGGCCACTTCACACCACCTCAGACGCCCACTAAGCCCCGTCCAGCTTCCCCACAGACCCTGGGCACTCCCCACAGCCCAGCCCCGGCCACTGCCAAGGTGAAGCCTACTCCACAGCTGCTGCCTCCAGCTGAGCGGCCCATGTCACCCCGCTCACTTCCTCAGTCGCCCACCCACCGGGGTTTTGCTTATGTGCTTCCCCAGCCTGTGGAAGGGGACAGTGGGCTGCCCCCACCCGTGACTCCTGCCCCTATGCCCGTACCTGTGCTGTGTCTGCCACCTGGAGCTGCGGGGGAGGCCGAGGAGGAGCCGGGGAGGCCCAAGAAGCGGGCACACAGCCTGAACCGCTATGCAGCCTCAGACAGTGAGCCTGACCGCGATGAGCTGATGGTGCCCGCCGCGGGGCCCTATGCCACAGTGCAAAGACGGGTGGGACGGAGTCACTCTGTAAGGACCCCAGCAGGCAGTGATAAGAATGTTAATCGCAGCCAGTCCTTTGCCGTGCGGCCCAAGAAGAAGggccctcctcctcccccacccaagcGTTCCAGCTCTGCCATGTCCAGTGCCAATCTGGTAGATGAGCCAGTCcaggatggagagggagaggaggccAGGCCTGAGGAGGGCACACTGGGTGGGCGGGCCCAGCGACGGAGGGCCAGTGACTTAGCTGGCAGTGTGGACACAGGAAGTGCTGGCAGTGTCAAGAGCATTGCTGCCATGTTGGAGTTATCATCCATTGGGGGTGGGGCCCGGGCTGCCCGCAGACCCCCAGAAGGCCATCCCATGCACCCAGGGCCAGCTGGGCATCCTGCCAGCCCTGAGCCAGGCCGTGTGGTCACAGTGTTGGCCTCAGTGAAGCACAAGGATGCTATTGGATTGGACGGTGAGGTGGTTAACCGTCGGCGCACCCTCAGCGGCCCTGTCACTGGGCTGCTGGCTGCTGCCCGCCGCGGGGAGCAAGGCCCACCTGAGCACATCCCCTTCGCTGAGGAGGGCAGTCTCACCATCAGGCAGCGGCCACGGGGCCCAGCCAAAGGGGAGGGGAGCGAGGGCCCTCCCCTTGCCAAGGTTGAGGCCAGTGCCACACTAAAGCGGCGCATCCGGGCCAAGCAGAGCCAGCAGGAGAATGTCAAGTTCATCTTGACAGAGTCAGATACAGTGAAACGGAGACCCAAGACCAAGGAACGGGGGGAGCCTGGGCTGGAGCCACCCCCACTATCTGTGTATCAGAATGGCACAGGCACTGTCCGCCGGCGACTATCCTCTGAACAGAGTGGTGGTCCTGCAGAGCTGCCCCTGCTGCCCCCCCCTGCTGCACCCCCTCCTTCGGACCTTGCCCATCTGCCTCCTCCCCCTGCAGCTGATGGAGAGGCCAAAAAGCCTGCCAAGCCCCCAGTGTCCCCTAAACCTGTTCTGGCCCAACCGGTCCCCAAGATCCAGGGCTCACCTCCAACCACCTCCAAGAAGGCACCACTTCCTAGCCCTGGCAGCCCAG AGGTGAAGCGGGCCCATGCAACGCCCCCACCGGTGTCTCCCAAACCACCACCCCCGCCCACAGCACCCAAACCAGTCAAGGCCCCTCTGGGACTGCAGTCT GTGCCCATCAAGCCACCTCGGGCCGCCATGGTCATGCCCCCCGGAGATGGCAGTGCCAGTGACAGCGCTCACCAGAAGCTGGAGGAGACCAGCGCCTCCCTGGCTGCTGCCCTGCAGGCTGTGGAGGAGAAGATTAAGCAAGAGAACGGGCAGGCAGCTGA TTCGGCAGTTGAGTCCAAGAGTACAGTCAGCATCCTGGATGACATTGGCAGCATGTTTGATGACCTGGCTGACCAGTTGGATGCCATGTTGGAGTGA